The nucleotide window TAGCATAATTTGATTTGATTTTTTTCGATATTAAATGTTATTTATTCTCATTTCTATCTGAAATATTCGTTTACCCCGTAACTTATTTATTTTCATGTATTAAACGGATACAATTCAGCAATTAAATAATTTTTATAAATTTCGCTACTATGTGGAACATGCATTGTGTAAATCATACATTGTGTGTAGCCGTTCGGAAGTTTATCTAAGGGATGTTCGCCCATCCGAAAAGGCTGATTGCTGAAGTCAACATTAAAAATGTCGACCTTGGTTTTCTATCTAATATACTTTATTGTATTAAAATTATATGTGGATAATTTTACCTTGTTCTTAAGTTCGTTTCAAATTGCTAAAATCGCCAATTTATATAAAATTAAAATCCCTAAATGATTTTGCTAGATTAGTTTGCTCATTAGAGAGAATTCCAATTCCTATTTATGAATATAGTTATCAAAATTCAGAGATCTTTGCTGCTCAGTTAGATACTCTAAATGGACACTCAATTACTTATTATATCGATAACATAAAGTCAGGGGAAAATCAATATCTTTCTTATAAGATCAACAATAATAATGAGGAAGCTGCGATGGTTCATTCTATTAAGGATACATCCGCATTGTACTCGCCTATCATTAAGTTATCTATACCGCCTCAGTCGTTCCTCAAACCCGCAAAGATAGGTGTAACAACCAAATACACAGGTGTTGGGTTACGGGATCTATTTAGTTTGTCGAAATTAGTTGCATATCATACCATCTATGAGGAATCTACTTTGCCATTGTTTCTTTTTCCAAAAACAGGGTCAAATGATTCGGATCTTCCAGACAAAGAATCCAATATGAAATACGTTTTGGGATCTCATTTAAACTTGACGGACTCTTCAGATACGAGTTACTTTTATTATGTCCTATTAGAGCAAGTAATTGAAAAGTATTTCATGAAATTTAGCATGCAAAAATCAACTGCTCCTTCTTTCTCAAATCATATCGATGAACATGGTTCTATATATCTAAAGATCATAAGATTGCATGATGTGCACCCTCTAATAAAATTTTGAAATGGACAAAAGCGATTCCTTCTCAAATAGGATTAATGCAATCAAAAGAGAGAAAAGCAGCAATATAGTTTTGGCTCTAGATCCACCATATGGGGTAGAAAACTTATTCGACTATGTATGCCAAATTATTAGTCAGTTGCATGATTATGTTTGTGCTATCAAATTAAATTTCCATGTGATCCTACCCTTGTCCAAAATCGAGCTAAAGAGAATTACACAAATTGCTCATGACGCCAACCTGCAGATTATAGCAGATCTTAAACTAAATGATATTTTTGATACCAATCAAGTTACCATAAAATATCTTTCATCTTTGGGATTCGATTCTGTTATTGTAAATCCTTTTATAGGTAAAATCAGTCTTAAATCTACGGTTGATTACGCTCATTCATTGAATTTTGGGGTATTATCTCTTGTATACATGAGCCATGCTGATGCGGTCGAAGGCTATGGAGCCTCCTTATCGATTCCAAACGGTCTTGACACATCGGAGAGTTCAAAGCCTGTCTATCGCATATTCTACGATAATTCTAAGTCTGTGGGTGTAGATGGTGTAGTAGTTGGAGGAAATAGATTGGATATATTAAAAGAGTTAGGATCTAAAGGTAATGGAAGCGTCCCTATTTACTCACCGGGTATTATTACACAGGGGGGAGATATCAAAAAGGCACTGGAGGCTGGTTCTACATATTTAATCATAGGGCGAGCAATAGTCAATTCTGATTCACCATTGAATGAGATCAAGAACATATATGATCTAATAAAAGACCTCAAGTATTAGAACCAATGATATACAGCTGCTGTAAATTAATAATTTCCTAAAAAACTAAACAC belongs to Candidatus Nitrosocosmicus arcticus and includes:
- a CDS encoding orotidine 5'-phosphate decarboxylase / HUMPS family protein: MDKSDSFSNRINAIKREKSSNIVLALDPPYGVENLFDYVCQIISQLHDYVCAIKLNFHVILPLSKIELKRITQIAHDANLQIIADLKLNDIFDTNQVTIKYLSSLGFDSVIVNPFIGKISLKSTVDYAHSLNFGVLSLVYMSHADAVEGYGASLSIPNGLDTSESSKPVYRIFYDNSKSVGVDGVVVGGNRLDILKELGSKGNGSVPIYSPGIITQGGDIKKALEAGSTYLIIGRAIVNSDSPLNEIKNIYDLIKDLKY